A genomic window from Microbacterium sp. ET2 includes:
- a CDS encoding GMC oxidoreductase, whose product MNLTDMRTYPTDETVDVVVVGTGAGGGPLLARLAAAGLRVVALEAGPNLDPDQLIPDEVEGRRVNWMSERISGGEAPTAFGPNNSGRGVGGGTLHWGAFAPRPDARDLALRTEFGVGEDWPIDHDELIRYIEEVEHTIGVSGPTPYPWDEGRTYHWPGTERNAPADLVALGCDALGIRTATAPAAILTRDHDQPHYGRRSRNLNLGSIHQGDRSDAKATTANTYLPAAVAAGAEIRPDSTVHGIELDSAGRVAAVVYTRDGREMRQRCATLVLAAGGIETPRLLLHTGLANSSGMVGRNFLAHGALQAWGRVDAQVRGYRGYPSSLISEDFIRPADAGFAGGYLIQSLGVMPVTHATMLVRGGDLWGRELMDALDAWRFSIGVGINAECLPADRNRLVLADEHDQFGVPRAEVTFTPGPNEKAIDDHASGTLTGILEAAGARDIRVLARSAHTLGTCRMSTDPANGVVDADGRSHDIPNLWVCDNSTFPSALSANPCLAQMALSLRTADRMLRSRAA is encoded by the coding sequence ATGAACCTCACCGACATGCGCACCTACCCCACCGACGAGACCGTCGACGTCGTGGTGGTGGGCACCGGAGCCGGGGGCGGCCCGCTCCTGGCCCGTCTCGCCGCCGCCGGCCTGAGAGTCGTGGCGCTGGAAGCCGGGCCGAACCTCGACCCCGACCAGCTGATCCCCGATGAGGTCGAGGGCCGGCGCGTGAACTGGATGTCGGAGCGGATCAGCGGGGGCGAGGCCCCGACCGCGTTCGGGCCGAACAACAGCGGCCGCGGGGTCGGTGGCGGCACCCTCCACTGGGGAGCGTTCGCCCCGCGCCCCGACGCGCGCGACCTGGCGCTGCGGACCGAATTCGGCGTGGGCGAGGACTGGCCGATCGACCACGACGAGCTCATCCGCTACATCGAGGAGGTGGAGCACACCATCGGGGTCTCGGGTCCCACGCCCTATCCGTGGGACGAGGGACGGACCTACCACTGGCCCGGCACGGAGCGGAATGCTCCCGCCGACCTCGTCGCCCTCGGCTGCGATGCCCTGGGCATCCGCACCGCCACCGCCCCCGCGGCGATCCTCACCCGCGACCACGATCAGCCGCACTACGGCCGGCGCTCGCGGAACCTCAACCTCGGCAGCATCCACCAGGGCGATCGCAGCGACGCCAAGGCGACGACCGCGAACACCTACCTGCCCGCCGCCGTGGCCGCCGGCGCCGAGATCCGCCCCGACAGCACGGTGCACGGCATCGAGCTCGACAGCGCAGGGCGGGTGGCTGCCGTCGTCTACACCCGCGACGGCCGGGAGATGCGGCAGCGGTGCGCGACGCTGGTGCTGGCCGCAGGCGGGATCGAGACGCCGCGCCTCCTCCTCCACACGGGCCTGGCGAATTCCAGTGGAATGGTGGGGCGGAACTTCCTCGCGCACGGCGCGCTGCAGGCGTGGGGCCGCGTCGATGCGCAGGTGCGCGGCTACCGAGGGTATCCGTCGTCTCTCATCAGCGAGGACTTCATCCGACCCGCCGACGCCGGTTTCGCCGGCGGGTATCTGATCCAGAGCCTCGGCGTCATGCCCGTGACGCACGCCACCATGCTCGTGCGGGGCGGCGACCTCTGGGGCCGTGAGCTTATGGACGCCCTCGACGCGTGGCGGTTCTCGATCGGCGTCGGGATCAACGCCGAGTGCCTCCCCGCCGACCGGAATCGGCTGGTCCTCGCGGACGAGCACGACCAGTTCGGTGTGCCCCGCGCCGAGGTCACCTTCACTCCGGGTCCGAACGAGAAAGCCATCGACGATCACGCGTCCGGCACGCTCACCGGCATCCTCGAGGCGGCCGGGGCCCGCGACATCCGTGTGCTCGCCCGTTCGGCGCACACCCTCGGCACGTGCCGGATGAGCACCGACCCGGCGAACGGCGTCGTCGACGCCGACGGCCGCAGCCACGACATCCCGAACCTCTGGGTGTGCGACAACTCGACCTTCCCGAGTGCGCTGTCGGCCAATCCGTGTCTGGCACAGATGGCCCTGTCACTGCGGACGGCTGATCGGATGCTGCGCTCCCGCGCCGCCTGA
- a CDS encoding glycosyltransferase, translating to MGAITDRRFVHVLPDPPVPGAPDGQWWPPVALTTAWLRANSENVDALHVHFGLESFSPAELGSALAAARDLELPVVYTVHDLENPQLRDQTAYGELLDIIVPGADHLITLTAGAGAEVAHRWGRECEIIPHPLLAGHAGEGPARAPRGETVRVGMHLRDLRPNIDAAAAVRAAAEAAKSLEGGDAPVVIEILLNERVRDVDLAARLETVAAQHPSVHMRRTARLSDADIEAWLTGLDLFVLPYRHGTHSGWVELCFDLGVPVAGTAVGHVASQHPSSFRVIDLDDPATLAAAIRRSRVARQAADQPAARDTRHRARRHERDEVRAAHLALYRRAIAEVAQGRLVEEGRR from the coding sequence GTGGGCGCGATCACCGACCGCCGCTTCGTCCACGTCCTGCCCGATCCGCCGGTGCCCGGTGCTCCCGACGGCCAGTGGTGGCCGCCCGTCGCGTTGACGACGGCATGGCTGCGAGCCAACAGCGAGAACGTCGACGCGCTGCACGTGCACTTCGGTCTGGAGTCGTTCTCACCCGCAGAACTCGGATCGGCGCTCGCGGCTGCTCGTGACCTCGAGCTCCCCGTCGTCTACACCGTGCACGACCTGGAGAATCCGCAGCTGCGCGATCAGACCGCATACGGCGAACTCCTCGACATCATCGTCCCCGGCGCGGACCACCTCATCACCCTCACGGCCGGTGCCGGCGCCGAGGTCGCGCACCGGTGGGGCCGCGAGTGCGAGATCATTCCCCACCCGCTGCTGGCCGGCCACGCAGGCGAAGGCCCTGCGCGCGCACCGCGCGGGGAGACGGTGCGCGTCGGGATGCACCTGCGCGACCTCCGGCCGAACATCGACGCCGCCGCCGCGGTGCGCGCCGCGGCGGAGGCAGCGAAATCGCTCGAGGGCGGCGACGCGCCGGTGGTCATCGAGATCCTCCTGAACGAGCGCGTGCGCGACGTCGACCTCGCCGCGCGTCTGGAAACGGTCGCCGCGCAGCATCCCTCCGTGCACATGCGACGGACGGCGCGCCTGAGCGATGCCGACATCGAAGCGTGGCTCACCGGGCTCGACCTGTTCGTCCTGCCCTATCGCCACGGCACGCATTCGGGGTGGGTGGAACTCTGCTTCGACCTCGGGGTGCCCGTCGCGGGTACCGCGGTGGGTCACGTCGCGTCGCAGCATCCCTCGTCCTTCCGGGTCATCGACCTCGACGACCCTGCGACGCTCGCCGCCGCGATCCGCCGCTCTCGGGTCGCCCGACAGGCGGCCGACCAGCCGGCCGCGCGCGACACCCGGCACCGGGCACGCCGACACGAGCGCGACGAGGTCCGCGCCGCGCATCTCGCGCTGTACCGACGCGCCATCGCAGAGGTGGCGCAGGGCCGTCTGGTCGAGGAGGGGCGGCGATGA
- a CDS encoding SDR family oxidoreductase encodes MSTRDQYTFDDPVKRYARVEPPLQHQPEPGVQARMQPVPDLGEKTYRGTGRLVGRKALVTGGDSGIGGAVSIAFAREGADVAIVHLPEEAEDAAHILQQISDAGARGHAIVADIADATRCRAIIDEAVSALGGLDILVNNAGRQIAVDRVEDLSDEQFELTFRTNVFAPFWLTKAALAHLPAGSSIINTASLEAYKPAPDRLDYAATKAAINNLSKGLAQQLAERGIRVNVVAPGPVWTALQVSDGVSDEQMTAFDDENTYQRSGQPAELAPAYVFLASPESSYVSGATLNVNGGMITP; translated from the coding sequence ATGAGCACTCGGGACCAGTACACCTTCGACGACCCGGTCAAGCGCTACGCCCGCGTGGAGCCGCCGCTGCAGCATCAGCCCGAGCCGGGGGTGCAGGCGCGGATGCAGCCCGTGCCCGACCTCGGTGAGAAGACCTACCGAGGTACCGGACGCCTCGTCGGCCGGAAGGCGCTGGTCACCGGCGGCGACTCCGGGATCGGCGGCGCCGTCTCGATCGCATTCGCCCGCGAGGGCGCCGACGTCGCGATCGTGCACCTCCCCGAGGAGGCAGAGGATGCCGCGCACATCCTGCAGCAGATCTCGGATGCCGGAGCGCGGGGCCACGCGATCGTCGCCGACATCGCAGACGCCACCCGCTGCCGCGCGATCATCGACGAGGCGGTCTCCGCGCTCGGGGGCCTGGACATCCTGGTGAACAACGCCGGGCGGCAGATCGCGGTCGACCGGGTCGAAGACCTCAGCGACGAGCAGTTCGAGCTGACGTTCCGCACGAACGTGTTCGCGCCGTTCTGGCTGACGAAGGCGGCGCTCGCCCACCTTCCCGCGGGCTCCAGCATCATCAACACCGCCTCCCTCGAGGCGTACAAGCCGGCGCCCGACCGCCTCGACTACGCCGCGACGAAGGCGGCGATCAACAACCTCTCGAAGGGCCTCGCGCAACAGCTCGCCGAGCGCGGCATCCGCGTGAACGTCGTCGCGCCCGGCCCGGTCTGGACCGCCCTGCAGGTCTCGGACGGCGTCTCTGATGAGCAGATGACGGCGTTCGACGACGAGAACACCTATCAGCGCTCCGGCCAGCCGGCCGAGCTGGCGCCCGCGTACGTCTTCCTCGCCTCGCCCGAGTCGAGCTACGTCTCGGGCGCGACGCTGAACGTCAACGGCGGGATGATCACCCCGTGA
- a CDS encoding WcbI family polysaccharide biosynthesis putative acetyltransferase produces MNGAPNVPAAVAPGDPSVISRHQHYGEFFGLSALPDRFGVVVGNCQAESLRIVLDAPDRRFVRVPPVHEMTAEEATKLHEIISDAAYVVTQPIRTDYRGLPLGTGQLAQATSAVTLTVPSVRFAGLQPFQAAIRVPGVDEDPPIVAYHDIRTLAEAGGIATRAALAPDDVRGVARDSLVELRAREERIDVPVSDLYYTLTAEHARTVNHPGNAIWLPLGARVLEALGLQGPVHDPGRPLLASVRSPLLPDVVEAWSLPEEPRTHWLVEGRPVDDAEVREAHRRWYAGHPAFVDAALTRLAPLLARWRRA; encoded by the coding sequence ATGAACGGTGCCCCGAATGTGCCCGCCGCCGTTGCGCCGGGAGACCCTTCGGTGATATCGCGCCACCAGCACTACGGCGAGTTCTTCGGACTCTCCGCGCTGCCCGACCGTTTCGGGGTCGTCGTCGGCAACTGCCAGGCCGAATCGCTCCGGATCGTGCTGGATGCCCCGGATCGGCGCTTCGTCCGCGTGCCTCCGGTGCACGAGATGACCGCCGAGGAGGCGACGAAACTCCACGAGATCATCTCCGACGCGGCGTACGTGGTGACCCAGCCCATCCGCACCGACTACCGGGGACTTCCGCTCGGCACCGGTCAGCTCGCGCAGGCGACGTCGGCCGTCACGCTGACCGTGCCGTCGGTCCGCTTCGCAGGGCTTCAGCCCTTTCAGGCCGCGATACGGGTGCCGGGCGTGGACGAGGACCCGCCGATCGTGGCCTACCACGACATCCGCACCCTCGCCGAGGCGGGCGGTATCGCCACGCGCGCTGCGCTCGCACCGGACGACGTCCGCGGCGTCGCGCGGGACTCGCTCGTCGAGCTCCGCGCCCGCGAGGAGCGCATCGACGTGCCGGTCTCCGACCTGTACTACACGCTCACCGCCGAGCACGCCCGGACTGTGAATCATCCCGGCAACGCGATCTGGCTGCCGCTCGGGGCGCGCGTGCTCGAGGCGCTCGGCCTGCAGGGGCCGGTGCACGACCCGGGGCGCCCGCTCCTCGCGTCGGTCCGCAGCCCCCTCCTCCCCGACGTCGTGGAAGCGTGGTCGCTGCCGGAGGAGCCGCGCACCCACTGGCTTGTCGAGGGTCGCCCGGTCGACGACGCCGAGGTGCGCGAGGCCCACCGTCGCTGGTACGCCGGCCACCCGGCCTTCGTCGACGCGGCGCTCACGCGCCTCGCGCCCCTCCTCGCCCGGTGGCGGCGCGCATGA
- a CDS encoding glycosyltransferase, which yields MIGWYVHHHGWGHATRLQAILPHLVDEVTVFSSLPEPPGLSAGARWVTLPSDADDIVTADGARRSARHFGDETARGSLHWAPIAHPGHRARLAVIADWAAAIEVSVFVVDVSAEVAAFVRLLGIPTVVVAQPGRRTDRPHRMAYEMADRILAPWAAGTMPAEGLTGFDDRVRRVGGVSRYDGRGADRAVGRRVLFLGRTLADSALRQAIALLRADGWSVETAGTGDGDRADDVWPMITRAQVVVSAAGQNSVADLAAANARAVVVPQERPFDEQGETGRVLAAGGWAEVAPCTAGSEQLVALVQRAAGRRPDWSGWQVSGAAARAAAVIDEVRV from the coding sequence GTGATCGGCTGGTACGTCCATCATCACGGGTGGGGGCACGCCACTCGCCTCCAGGCGATTCTTCCGCACCTCGTCGACGAGGTCACCGTCTTCTCCTCGCTGCCCGAGCCGCCGGGACTCTCGGCCGGCGCGCGCTGGGTGACGCTCCCCTCCGATGCGGATGACATCGTCACCGCGGACGGCGCGCGTCGCTCCGCGCGTCACTTCGGCGACGAGACCGCGCGCGGATCTCTGCACTGGGCGCCGATCGCGCATCCGGGGCATCGCGCACGACTCGCCGTCATCGCCGACTGGGCCGCCGCGATCGAGGTTTCGGTTTTCGTCGTCGACGTGAGCGCCGAAGTGGCGGCGTTCGTGCGTTTACTCGGGATTCCGACGGTGGTCGTCGCGCAGCCGGGCCGCCGGACGGACCGTCCGCACCGGATGGCGTATGAGATGGCCGACCGCATCCTCGCACCGTGGGCGGCCGGCACCATGCCGGCCGAGGGACTCACCGGCTTCGACGATCGAGTCCGACGTGTCGGCGGGGTGTCGCGGTACGACGGGCGAGGAGCGGACCGGGCGGTGGGGCGTCGGGTGCTGTTCCTGGGCCGGACGCTAGCGGATTCCGCCCTGCGGCAGGCGATCGCCCTCCTCCGTGCCGACGGGTGGAGCGTCGAGACCGCCGGAACCGGGGACGGTGATCGCGCCGACGACGTCTGGCCGATGATCACCCGCGCACAGGTGGTCGTGAGCGCCGCAGGACAGAACAGCGTCGCCGATCTCGCCGCGGCGAATGCGCGCGCGGTCGTCGTGCCGCAGGAGCGGCCCTTCGACGAGCAGGGCGAGACCGGGCGCGTCCTCGCCGCCGGGGGATGGGCGGAGGTCGCGCCCTGCACCGCCGGTTCCGAACAGCTCGTGGCGCTCGTGCAACGCGCCGCCGGTCGCAGGCCGGACTGGAGCGGCTGGCAGGTGTCGGGGGCGGCCGCGCGTGCGGCCGCGGTCATCGACGAGGTGCGGGTGTGA
- a CDS encoding glycosyltransferase — protein sequence MSGVERLRVLVVAPERHALRQPHAGGLEAVVWNRVRWLRRQGHTVFLCAAEGSDFLGAHPELRLPSPRWSRPQDASDSLSPRGHEGRMVEAFDRVRHLLATGMLPVDVVDNHSLHGEPILWSRDLGLPVVTTLHTPPLPGMVESSRRLSGGEPHRFLAVSQFTAQAWSQAGVDSFVFPNGVDADQWRLGPGGRDWVWFGRIVPEKAPHLAIRAAVRARARLRIAGRIGDVTYFTREIEPLLGGGIDYLGPLSLPELSSVIGASAVALVTPVWDEPFGLVAAEALMTGTPVAAFDSGGIGEVLAGMPATAVVPPGDVSALARAAAGLAGLSRWGLPRGRIRDAATARYSLEQRHREIERVLSVAASGSGVPAHVSADVVRSAVGA from the coding sequence ATGAGCGGGGTCGAGCGCCTGCGGGTCCTGGTGGTCGCGCCGGAACGGCACGCGCTTCGCCAGCCGCACGCGGGGGGCCTGGAGGCGGTGGTCTGGAACCGCGTGCGGTGGCTGCGGCGTCAGGGACACACGGTGTTCCTCTGCGCGGCCGAGGGTTCCGACTTCCTCGGGGCGCACCCCGAGCTGCGGCTTCCCAGTCCGCGCTGGAGCCGGCCGCAGGATGCCTCCGACTCACTGAGTCCCCGCGGGCATGAGGGCCGGATGGTGGAGGCGTTCGACCGGGTGCGGCACCTGCTCGCCACCGGAATGCTGCCGGTCGACGTCGTCGACAACCACAGCCTGCACGGCGAGCCGATCCTCTGGTCGCGCGACCTCGGGCTGCCGGTGGTGACGACGCTGCATACGCCTCCGCTGCCCGGGATGGTCGAATCATCTCGCCGCCTGTCCGGCGGGGAGCCCCATCGCTTCCTCGCCGTGAGTCAGTTCACGGCCCAGGCCTGGTCGCAGGCCGGGGTCGACTCGTTCGTCTTCCCCAACGGCGTCGATGCCGACCAATGGCGCCTCGGCCCGGGCGGAAGGGACTGGGTGTGGTTCGGGCGGATCGTCCCCGAGAAGGCGCCGCACCTGGCGATCCGGGCGGCGGTTCGGGCTCGGGCGCGCCTGCGGATCGCGGGCCGGATCGGCGACGTCACCTACTTCACCAGGGAGATCGAGCCCCTTCTCGGCGGCGGGATCGACTACCTCGGCCCGTTGAGCCTCCCGGAACTGAGCTCGGTGATCGGTGCGTCGGCCGTGGCTCTCGTGACTCCGGTGTGGGACGAGCCGTTCGGGCTCGTCGCCGCCGAGGCGCTGATGACCGGCACCCCCGTCGCCGCCTTCGACTCCGGCGGCATCGGCGAAGTGCTCGCCGGCATGCCCGCCACGGCCGTCGTGCCGCCCGGAGACGTCAGCGCGCTCGCGCGCGCCGCCGCGGGGCTCGCCGGGCTCTCGCGGTGGGGTCTTCCTCGCGGTCGGATCCGGGATGCCGCGACGGCGCGCTACTCGCTGGAGCAGCGTCACCGTGAGATCGAGCGGGTCCTGTCGGTCGCCGCGTCCGGTTCGGGCGTTCCTGCCCACGTCTCGGCGGACGTCGTGCGCTCGGCGGTCGGGGCGTGA
- a CDS encoding alpha/beta fold hydrolase: protein MRPEGTVYVLPGLGLSAVAAAPLAAHLSPTLAVVGIDLPGHGGSPDAANGSVSALVDGVIAAIAQTASGGPWILCGHSMGGKVAAAVAERVLRGDAPLFGLAGLVLLAPSPTTPEPMAADKREQMLSWVVDGPISEEHARAFVADNVAARLPAADEAAAIAQVQAMSPLAWRRWLEEGSREDISADLDIAAVPAVVLAGEEDGDLGADAQPALVAGVLPDAAITSLPDTGHLLLFERPAEVAAAIEGLWDAISAGSTRVAESWGRLIASERTDAETRGILSRRHLADDPDAESQVLSRAQLVLLRSIAERLMPRDLDDRFDLGRVVDRELAAGRGDGWRPPGLPRDSEAYRRGLDALAAVWPGDTTSQDHLVSGLIAGQGFAGSPWDDETTRRWFEDIRADLAQAWVSHPATSARLGFDGFITAITSPDPGFSELRADRRAAWEPDTLGTLAPEDDE from the coding sequence GTGAGACCCGAAGGCACGGTCTACGTGCTGCCGGGACTCGGACTCTCGGCCGTGGCGGCCGCGCCGCTCGCGGCACATCTCTCTCCCACCCTCGCGGTGGTCGGCATCGACCTGCCGGGGCACGGCGGAAGTCCGGATGCCGCGAACGGCAGCGTCTCCGCCCTCGTCGACGGCGTGATCGCGGCGATCGCGCAGACGGCGAGCGGGGGACCGTGGATCCTGTGCGGCCACAGCATGGGAGGGAAGGTCGCCGCCGCCGTCGCCGAGCGGGTTCTCCGGGGTGACGCGCCCCTGTTCGGTCTGGCGGGGCTGGTTCTCCTCGCCCCGTCGCCGACCACCCCCGAGCCGATGGCCGCCGACAAGCGAGAGCAGATGCTGTCGTGGGTGGTGGACGGGCCGATCTCCGAGGAGCACGCCCGCGCGTTCGTCGCCGACAACGTCGCCGCGCGGTTGCCCGCCGCCGACGAGGCGGCGGCGATCGCGCAGGTGCAGGCGATGTCACCGCTCGCCTGGCGACGCTGGCTCGAAGAGGGCAGCCGGGAAGACATCAGCGCCGACCTGGACATCGCCGCCGTCCCCGCCGTCGTCCTCGCGGGCGAGGAGGACGGCGACCTCGGCGCCGACGCTCAGCCCGCCCTCGTCGCCGGTGTCCTTCCCGACGCGGCGATCACCTCCTTGCCCGACACCGGCCATCTGCTGCTCTTCGAGCGCCCGGCGGAGGTCGCCGCGGCGATCGAAGGACTGTGGGACGCCATCTCGGCGGGCTCGACCCGTGTGGCGGAGAGCTGGGGCCGGCTCATCGCCTCCGAGCGGACCGATGCCGAGACCCGCGGCATCCTCTCCCGGCGCCATCTGGCGGACGACCCCGACGCCGAATCGCAGGTCCTGTCGCGCGCGCAGCTCGTCCTCCTCCGGTCGATCGCGGAGCGCCTGATGCCCCGCGACCTCGACGACCGGTTCGACCTCGGTCGCGTCGTCGACCGCGAACTGGCCGCAGGGCGGGGCGACGGCTGGCGCCCACCCGGTCTTCCCCGCGACTCCGAGGCCTATCGGCGCGGACTCGACGCGCTCGCCGCTGTCTGGCCCGGTGACACCACGAGCCAGGATCACCTGGTCTCCGGCCTCATCGCCGGGCAGGGTTTCGCCGGCTCACCGTGGGACGACGAGACCACCCGGCGGTGGTTCGAAGACATCCGCGCCGACCTCGCGCAGGCGTGGGTGTCGCACCCCGCCACCTCCGCCCGCCTCGGCTTCGACGGCTTCATCACCGCCATCACCTCCCCCGACCCCGGATTCTCCGAGCTCCGCGCCGACCGCCGCGCAGCCTGGGAACCCGACACGCTCGGCACCCTCGCCCCGGAAGACGACGAATGA
- a CDS encoding glycosyltransferase family 2 protein, whose amino-acid sequence MTAREPWVVGNAWDTLDGVVPDPLPRVSVIVAHFDQPAELARTLHALAAQDYPAGLVEVIVADDGTPGEVVVPSGVALVRQDDRGFRLSAARNLGVRASSGEVLCFLDADTAPESGYLRALTRLPALLPEAVTVGRRRHADFSGIRADAPLPAAAAGRELPEPAWLRGAYARTHNLLDADDRSYRFVIGAVMACSRRLYDEIGGFDEAFTAYGGEDWEFAHRAWQAGAVLAHVPSAVAWHDGPEWSERDGSDIQGANAQSIRLARDIPVRGSAPRGLLPAAPDLVVHMPGSPSPAALFLTVDSVLAAFPQARVVLDDGVDAPLPDPRVSSGTLPDARVTLRLDRPIVITDPVRLADLIDGLATEDLGTVHLADADGTPLGVLRSRRATSRAERWGTEGAFRVASVIASGVSAVRADPRVEAWLGGWGGPDAFR is encoded by the coding sequence ATGACCGCTCGCGAGCCGTGGGTCGTCGGAAATGCCTGGGACACTCTGGACGGCGTCGTTCCCGATCCGCTCCCCCGGGTCTCGGTGATCGTCGCCCACTTCGATCAACCCGCCGAGCTCGCCCGCACCCTCCATGCCCTCGCCGCGCAGGACTACCCCGCCGGCCTCGTGGAGGTCATCGTGGCCGATGACGGCACCCCCGGCGAGGTCGTCGTTCCCTCCGGCGTCGCGCTGGTGCGGCAGGACGACCGCGGGTTCCGCCTCTCCGCGGCGCGAAACCTCGGCGTGCGGGCGAGCTCAGGTGAGGTGCTCTGCTTCCTCGACGCCGACACGGCGCCGGAATCCGGATACCTGCGGGCCCTCACCCGGCTTCCGGCGCTCCTTCCCGAGGCCGTCACGGTGGGCCGGCGGCGGCACGCCGACTTCAGCGGCATCCGCGCAGACGCCCCGCTGCCTGCGGCAGCCGCCGGGCGCGAGCTGCCCGAGCCCGCGTGGCTTCGCGGCGCGTATGCGCGGACCCACAATCTGCTCGACGCCGACGACCGGTCGTACCGGTTCGTCATCGGCGCGGTCATGGCCTGCTCGCGGCGACTGTACGACGAAATCGGCGGCTTCGATGAGGCGTTCACCGCCTACGGCGGCGAGGACTGGGAGTTCGCGCACCGCGCCTGGCAGGCGGGCGCCGTGCTCGCCCATGTCCCGAGCGCCGTGGCGTGGCACGACGGCCCGGAGTGGTCCGAGCGCGACGGCTCGGACATCCAGGGCGCCAACGCGCAGTCGATCCGCCTCGCCCGCGACATCCCCGTCCGCGGTTCCGCACCGCGCGGACTGCTGCCGGCCGCACCCGACCTCGTCGTGCACATGCCGGGCTCGCCTTCGCCGGCGGCGCTCTTCCTCACGGTGGATTCGGTGCTGGCCGCGTTCCCCCAGGCACGGGTGGTGCTGGACGACGGGGTCGACGCGCCGCTCCCCGACCCGCGGGTGTCGTCGGGGACCCTTCCCGATGCCCGGGTCACCCTCCGCCTCGACCGGCCGATCGTCATCACCGACCCCGTCCGGCTCGCCGATCTCATCGACGGGCTGGCCACCGAAGATCTCGGCACCGTTCACCTCGCCGACGCCGACGGCACGCCTCTCGGAGTGCTGCGCTCCCGCCGCGCGACGAGCCGCGCGGAGCGGTGGGGCACCGAAGGCGCCTTCCGGGTGGCATCCGTCATCGCATCCGGAGTGTCGGCCGTCCGCGCCGATCCTCGGGTCGAGGCGTGGCTCGGCGGATGGGGCGGACCGGACGCCTTCCGCTGA